Genomic DNA from Trueperaceae bacterium:
CCGGACCCCGACCGGTCCGGCCGCCGCGCCCCACCCCGACCCCCCCGACACGACCCTCGACCCGAGCGACTGGGACGCCTACCGCGCCGACCTGCACGCGCTCGTCGACGCCTGCGTCGACCAGCTCGAGGGGATCCGCGACCGCCCCTGGCGGGCGTTCCCCGACGCCGACGCCGACGCGGTCGCGCTCGGGAACGCTGCGCGCGGGCACGGCCTCCCCACGACGATTCGCGCCCTACGCGACCGGGTCCTACGCCACCACGGCGGCAACGTCCACCCCCGCTTCTACGGCTGGGTGCAGGGCACCGGCAACCCCGCCGCCCTCGCCGCCGACGTCGTCGCCTCCACCATGAACGCGAACGTCGGCGGGCGCGACCACGCCGCCGTGCACGTCGAACGCGACGTGCTGGCCTGGACGAAGACGGCGCTCGGGTTCCCCGCCGACGCGTCCGGCGTGCTGGTGACCGGCACCTCGCAGGCGACCGTCGTCGCGCTCGCCGTCGCCCGCGACCGGGCGCTCGCCCGCCACGGCGACGCGGCCCGCGACCGCCTCCGCCTCTACGCCGCCGACGGCGCCCACGTCGCCGTCGCCAAGGCCGCCCGCCTGCTCGGGCTCCACGACGCGCAGTTCGTGCGGCTCCCCGCCGACGCCGCCGGCCGCCTCGATCCCGCCGCCCTCGCCGCCACCCTCCGCGACGACCGCGCCGCGGGCGCCGTCCCGATGGCGGTCGTCGCGTCCGCCGGCAGCGTCGACGTCGGCGCGGTCGACGACCTCGACGCGCTCGCCGACCTCGCCGCCCGCGAGGACGTGTGGCTGCACGTCGACGGGGCGTTCGGGGCGTGGC
This window encodes:
- a CDS encoding pyridoxal-dependent decarboxylase, whose amino-acid sequence is MTPDDLGDPPNPRAARTPTGPAAAPHPDPPDTTLDPSDWDAYRADLHALVDACVDQLEGIRDRPWRAFPDADADAVALGNAARGHGLPTTIRALRDRVLRHHGGNVHPRFYGWVQGTGNPAALAADVVASTMNANVGGRDHAAVHVERDVLAWTKTALGFPADASGVLVTGTSQATVVALAVARDRALARHGDAARDRLRLYAADGAHVAVAKAARLLGLHDAQFVRLPADAAGRLDPAALAATLRDDRAAGAVPMAVVASAGSVDVGAVDDLDALADLAAREDVWLHVDGAFGAWLALAGPPYDALVRGLGRADSLATDFHKWMAVQYDVAVALVRDADAHRATFAANTAYLRTEGEGIAGGQPWFADYGTDLSRGFRALKVWATLYAYGRDALGATIRHNCDLARRMEARVAATPGLAVAHPVASNVCTFRPDPAALGAAPLDADAEARLVTHVVHAAQRSDDAILSTTRVGDRRAFRAAIVNHRATEADVDATVDAIAAHVARALT